CATTCGGCAACACCTCCGCGATCCGGCGACAGATCCAACCGTAGATCTCCAGAATCTCGCTGATCACGTTCTCCATCGCCTCGTTGATCACAGGTATCCTCACGCTCTCCCCGATAGGTTTGATCCGAATCAACGAATCGATGATAACTTGCATCTTACGTATGATCACGAGCCTTATCATAACCGACGACTCCTCGTCGTACCGGTGACGGTTCCCGTCGTGGAAGAGGATCGAGCGCCTGTCGAGGAACGCGAAGTACGCGCGCACGAAGAGGTTGAACCCGCCGGATCTGCTGCTGGTAGTGCGCGAGTTTCCTTCTCTACCGAACGCGGAGAGATCGAACGGTAACCGTCCGATCGACTCCGCGGCGGTAGTTTTGGAGAGGAAGAAGCCGTGCATCAGCATCAAGCCTTTCAGCGCCACCACCCAGCTACGCGTGCGCGTGACGCGGGAGGAGATGGCGCTGATGAGAGGCTTGAGGCTGGCCGGGGTGGCGCGGACTTGGCGGTAGATGAAGAGAGCGTTCTCTGGATCGATGGAGTACTCGTCGTGGTTTGTGGCTTTGACGACGGCTGCCTTGAGGAGGTCGTCCGCCGCGATGAGGCTAGTTCCGTCCTTGAGAGCTACGGAAGCTCGTTTCCATATATTCATCTCCCTCGCTTTtggttttttaaaacttttcttttttcttttagtcTTTATAAGTTCGAAATATTTGCTGGTTTttaaaacca
This genomic interval from Brassica napus cultivar Da-Ae chromosome A6, Da-Ae, whole genome shotgun sequence contains the following:
- the LOC106346604 gene encoding putative clathrin assembly protein At1g14686 — translated: MNIWKRASVALKDGTSLIAADDLLKAAVVKATNHDEYSIDPENALFIYRQVRATPASLKPLISAISSRVTRTRSWVVALKGLMLMHGFFLSKTTAAESIGRLPFDLSAFGREGNSRTTSSRSGGFNLFVRAYFAFLDRRSILFHDGNRHRYDEESSVMIRLVIIRKMQVIIDSLIRIKPIGESVRIPVINEAMENVISEILEIYGWICRRIAEVLPNVNSKSGKRQADVALKIVAKSMTQGEELVKYFVFCRDLGVANAQEIPNFVRIPVDDVIHLHEIVWTDKEEEQGGEEETDEGENGEERTKGLEEEMERELIPEIDDLIKLDDDEAKEEEENSTAPPVVNVPDLISL